The Streptomyces europaeiscabiei genome window below encodes:
- the trxA gene encoding thioredoxin yields the protein MAGTLKNVTDDSFEQDVLKNDKPVLVDFWAAWCGPCRQIAPSLEAIANEYGDKIEIVKLNIDENPATAAKYGVMSIPTLNVYQGGEVAKTIVGAKPKAAIVRDLEDFIAE from the coding sequence GTGGCCGGCACTCTGAAGAACGTGACCGACGACTCCTTCGAGCAGGACGTCCTCAAGAACGACAAGCCCGTCCTGGTGGACTTCTGGGCCGCCTGGTGCGGTCCGTGCCGCCAGATCGCGCCGTCCCTCGAAGCGATCGCCAACGAGTACGGCGACAAGATCGAGATCGTCAAGCTCAACATCGACGAGAACCCGGCCACCGCTGCCAAGTACGGCGTCATGTCCATCCCGACACTGAACGTCTACCAGGGTGGCGAGGTCGCCAAGACCATCGTCGGTGCCAAGCCCAAGGCAGCGATCGTGCGTGACCTCGAGGACTTCATCGCCGAGTGA
- a CDS encoding protein kinase family protein — protein MAERSTAAVDVADNSGDEPLTAQADQSTADGEAQNRERDTESSASEEAQGSSGTEGPSKTTPPELHSGHKLARRYRLEECVTRLDGFSSWRAVDEKLRRAVGVHVLPADHARGRSVLAAARSSALLGDPRFVQVLDAVEENDLVYVVHEWLPDATELTALLAHGPLEPHDAYQMVTQVSHAMAAAHREGLSHLRLNPSAVLRSGSGQWRIRGLAVNAALRGIASDTPQRTDTEAIGALLYAALTQRWPYENDAHGLSGLPKGVGLIAPDQVRAGVHRGLSELSMRALVNDGATASRHQSPCTTPEELVKAVGEMPRIRPPEPTFTAPPDYQRTTYQQGTYGRQTPRPGATQPISMPPPPLQSRTGKALKWAVSALLIAALGLGSWQLADALIGEGKSDDEKPAQTPSSSDKAPSPSTTGKSITIARAFDFDPFGNDGSENSSDVGKLSDSSMSTYWETSFYTSADFGRLKSGVGVVLDLGKVQQVGKVRVSFVGSTSVELRAATGSATQPGSFDDYSKVTDGTGASVTLEPKESVKARYLLVWLTKLPLTADGNYRGKVLDVKVTS, from the coding sequence GTGGCGGAACGGAGCACGGCTGCCGTCGACGTGGCAGACAACAGCGGCGACGAGCCGCTGACCGCACAAGCGGACCAGTCCACGGCCGACGGGGAGGCCCAGAACCGGGAGCGGGACACGGAAAGCTCGGCGAGCGAAGAGGCACAAGGGAGCAGCGGTACCGAGGGCCCTTCGAAGACGACACCGCCCGAACTGCACAGCGGCCACAAACTCGCCAGGCGCTACCGCCTCGAGGAGTGCGTCACCCGTCTGGACGGTTTCAGCAGTTGGCGTGCCGTGGACGAGAAACTGCGGCGCGCGGTCGGGGTGCATGTGCTGCCCGCAGACCACGCCCGCGGTCGTTCCGTGCTGGCGGCGGCCCGCTCCTCGGCGTTGCTGGGGGACCCCCGCTTCGTCCAGGTGCTGGACGCAGTCGAGGAGAACGACCTCGTGTACGTGGTGCACGAATGGCTGCCCGACGCCACGGAGCTGACGGCGCTGCTGGCGCACGGTCCGCTGGAACCTCATGACGCGTACCAGATGGTCACGCAGGTCTCCCACGCCATGGCCGCCGCGCACCGCGAAGGCCTCTCGCATCTGCGGCTCAACCCGAGCGCCGTGCTGCGTTCCGGTTCCGGGCAGTGGCGTATCCGCGGTCTCGCCGTGAACGCCGCGCTGCGCGGCATCGCCTCGGACACCCCGCAGCGCACGGACACAGAGGCGATCGGCGCCCTGCTGTACGCGGCGCTCACCCAGCGCTGGCCGTACGAGAACGACGCACACGGCCTCTCCGGGCTCCCCAAGGGCGTCGGGCTCATCGCGCCCGACCAGGTCCGTGCGGGCGTCCACAGGGGGCTGTCGGAGCTCTCCATGCGCGCGCTCGTCAACGACGGTGCCACCGCCTCCCGCCACCAGTCTCCGTGCACGACGCCGGAGGAACTGGTGAAGGCTGTCGGTGAGATGCCCCGCATCCGCCCGCCGGAGCCCACGTTCACCGCGCCGCCCGACTACCAGCGCACGACGTACCAGCAGGGGACATACGGCCGTCAGACGCCCCGCCCCGGCGCTACCCAGCCGATCTCGATGCCCCCGCCCCCCTTGCAGAGCCGTACCGGCAAGGCCCTCAAGTGGGCCGTGTCGGCACTTCTCATCGCCGCTCTGGGGCTCGGCAGCTGGCAGCTCGCGGACGCGCTGATAGGCGAAGGCAAGAGCGACGATGAGAAGCCGGCGCAGACCCCCTCAAGCAGCGACAAAGCCCCATCACCGTCCACCACGGGCAAGTCAATCACCATCGCCCGCGCGTTCGATTTCGACCCATTCGGCAATGACGGTTCCGAGAACTCGTCCGACGTCGGAAAGCTCTCCGACAGCAGCATGAGCACGTACTGGGAGACCAGCTTCTACACCAGTGCGGATTTCGGGCGGCTCAAGAGTGGGGTCGGGGTCGTTCTCGATCTTGGAAAAGTGCAGCAGGTCGGAAAGGTACGTGTCTCCTTCGTGGGGAGCACATCTGTCGAACTGCGCGCGGCTACGGGCAGTGCCACACAGCCCGGCTCCTTCGACGACTACAGCAAAGTTACGGACGGCACCGGCGCAAGTGTGACACTTGAACCGAAAGAGTCCGTGAAGGCCCGATACCTGTTGGTTTGGCTGACTAAACTCCCCTTGACGGCCGACGGGAATTACCGTGGAAAGGTACTGGACGTGAAGGTGACCAGCTGA
- the sigM gene encoding RNA polymerase sigma factor SigM, with protein sequence MQDDCQGVSDQALLARHLEGDPEAFGELVRRHRDRLWAVALRTLGDREEAADAVQDALVSAYRAAHTFRGQSAVTTWLHRITVNACLDRARKAASRKTSPVDDTERLEQLLEPYEAASAPVERNDLHRQLLEALGTLPADQRAALVLVDMQGYPVAEAARILDVPTGTVKSRCARGRARLLPLVTHLRTEGGGRDGKKSAGKRNRTQETSVPPAAGPHDAGPSDSAAVRGGGGRA encoded by the coding sequence ATGCAAGATGATTGCCAAGGAGTCTCTGATCAAGCACTCCTCGCAAGGCACCTTGAGGGTGACCCGGAAGCCTTCGGTGAGCTTGTACGCCGGCACCGGGACCGCCTGTGGGCCGTGGCTCTGCGCACCCTGGGGGACCGCGAGGAAGCGGCCGACGCAGTCCAGGACGCCCTCGTCTCCGCCTACCGGGCTGCCCACACCTTCCGCGGCCAATCGGCCGTCACAACATGGCTGCACCGCATCACGGTGAACGCCTGTCTCGACCGCGCCCGCAAGGCCGCGTCCCGGAAGACCTCGCCTGTCGATGACACCGAGCGCCTGGAGCAGCTCTTGGAGCCGTACGAGGCGGCGTCCGCTCCGGTGGAGCGCAACGACCTGCACCGCCAGCTCCTGGAGGCGCTCGGCACCCTACCCGCCGACCAGCGTGCCGCGCTCGTCCTGGTGGACATGCAGGGCTATCCGGTGGCGGAGGCGGCCAGGATCCTCGACGTGCCCACCGGCACCGTGAAAAGCCGGTGTGCCCGTGGCAGAGCCAGGCTTCTGCCTCTCGTCACCCATCTCCGTACGGAGGGCGGTGGCAGGGACGGCAAGAAGTCGGCAGGGAAAAGGAACCGGACGCAGGAGACATCCGTCCCACCCGCAGCAGGACCACATGATGCAGGACCAAGCGATTCAGCTGCTGTGAGGGGCGGAGGTGGCCGAGCGTGA
- a CDS encoding DUF6049 family protein, which produces MAEAADFQGTSPSPARRWLLRTGALFAGAPLLAGLVQLPAALSAEAAPKASLTEATGSNTVEVSLDSLSPSLPTDGDTVTVSGTVTNKGKQTVTDAHVGLRVASGAVTGRSAIDDAAKRTGFDQFTDGTEVGGKYVEKFPELASGVAQPFTISVPVKELDLGSDGVYQLGVSLSGKTAAAQYDQVLGIQRTFLPWQPDAAGAKTKTTYLWPLISTTHLTAETGPGEQQTPVFLNDDLAKEISAGGRLEQMLTLGKDLDITWVIDPDLLASVVAMTGSYRVRSEGTTVAGKNQAVAKEWLTELETAVQGEEVIALPFADPDLASLAHNGKTITGSLSRLKGATDVASDTVRNILRVEPDTDFTWPVNGAVDPSIVKVAISAGADKVIARSDSLQESSSLSYTPNAARPIGGGTTAVVADARLSTAFQGDMTKAESSTLAVQRFLAQSLVTDLQNNKQRSIVIAPQRMPSASQAQTMAQALTALQGGNWSQPQELSEAAAAKPDPDANTRIPSASAYPKSLRKQALPKSAFEEIHATQADLDRFKVILSDESRVVTPFGRTMDREMSTSWRGHSMNAAVYRNDVQSYLNSLTDQVRLIEKSETKLSGRSATIPVTVQNNLVQGVDNLTLRLTSKAPKRLKIGDDDFDEHSVDISGGHSESVKFTTNAKANGKADVVAQLYTADGEKYGDEVRFTVNVTEITATVMLVIAGGVLLLVLAGFRMYTQRKRAAARQAAEEASMDDDDPSESVPTDEDANAEAASVVHTAEEQSPAKSGSDEPEHPSDPAPDTAPESADPSGTGERVDR; this is translated from the coding sequence GTGGCCGAGGCGGCAGACTTCCAGGGGACGAGTCCCTCACCTGCCCGCCGGTGGCTGCTGCGCACCGGAGCGCTGTTCGCCGGGGCACCGCTGCTGGCCGGTCTGGTTCAGCTGCCCGCGGCCCTGTCCGCGGAGGCGGCGCCGAAAGCCTCCCTGACCGAGGCCACGGGGTCGAACACGGTCGAGGTCTCCCTGGACTCGCTCAGCCCCAGCCTGCCCACCGACGGCGACACGGTCACCGTCTCCGGCACGGTCACGAACAAGGGCAAGCAGACGGTCACGGATGCCCACGTGGGCCTGCGTGTGGCCTCAGGGGCCGTGACGGGCCGCTCGGCCATCGACGACGCGGCCAAACGTACCGGCTTCGACCAGTTCACGGACGGGACGGAGGTCGGCGGGAAGTACGTGGAGAAGTTTCCCGAGCTCGCCTCCGGTGTGGCCCAGCCCTTCACCATCTCGGTGCCCGTCAAGGAGCTGGATCTCGGCTCGGACGGTGTCTATCAGCTGGGTGTCTCGCTGTCGGGCAAGACCGCCGCCGCTCAGTACGACCAGGTCCTCGGCATCCAGCGCACCTTCCTGCCGTGGCAGCCCGACGCTGCGGGTGCCAAGACGAAGACGACGTACCTCTGGCCGCTGATCTCCACCACCCACCTGACGGCCGAGACCGGTCCCGGCGAGCAACAGACGCCTGTCTTCCTGAACGACGACCTGGCCAAGGAGATCTCGGCCGGCGGGCGCCTGGAGCAGATGCTGACGCTGGGCAAGGACCTGGACATCACCTGGGTGATCGATCCGGATCTGCTGGCATCGGTGGTCGCGATGACGGGGAGCTACCGGGTCCGGAGCGAAGGAACCACCGTCGCGGGCAAGAACCAGGCCGTCGCCAAGGAGTGGCTGACGGAGCTCGAGACGGCGGTCCAGGGCGAGGAGGTGATCGCTCTCCCCTTCGCCGACCCCGACCTCGCTTCGTTGGCCCACAACGGAAAGACGATCACGGGCTCCCTCAGCCGACTCAAGGGCGCCACCGATGTGGCCTCGGACACCGTCCGGAACATCCTCCGGGTGGAACCCGACACGGACTTCACCTGGCCCGTCAACGGCGCCGTCGACCCGTCGATCGTCAAGGTCGCCATCTCCGCGGGCGCCGACAAGGTGATCGCCCGCAGCGACAGCCTGCAGGAGAGCAGCAGCCTGTCCTACACGCCCAACGCCGCCCGCCCCATCGGCGGCGGCACCACGGCAGTGGTCGCGGACGCCCGGCTGTCGACTGCGTTCCAGGGCGACATGACGAAGGCCGAGAGCTCCACGCTGGCGGTGCAGAGGTTCCTCGCCCAGAGCCTGGTGACGGACCTCCAGAACAACAAGCAGCGCAGCATCGTGATCGCCCCGCAGCGCATGCCGTCGGCGAGCCAGGCGCAGACGATGGCGCAGGCACTGACGGCGCTCCAGGGGGGAAACTGGTCGCAACCCCAGGAACTGTCCGAGGCCGCCGCCGCGAAGCCCGACCCGGACGCCAACACCAGGATCCCGTCAGCCTCGGCCTACCCCAAGTCGCTGCGGAAGCAGGCACTGCCGAAGTCGGCGTTCGAGGAGATCCACGCCACCCAGGCCGACCTCGACCGCTTCAAGGTGATCCTCTCCGACGAATCCCGCGTGGTCACGCCGTTCGGCAGGACCATGGACCGAGAGATGTCCACGTCCTGGCGGGGCCACTCCATGAACGCGGCGGTCTATCGCAACGACGTGCAGTCGTACCTCAACTCGCTCACCGACCAGGTCCGGCTGATCGAGAAGTCCGAGACGAAACTCTCGGGCCGCAGCGCAACGATCCCTGTGACCGTGCAGAACAACCTCGTGCAGGGTGTCGACAATCTGACACTTCGCCTCACGTCGAAGGCCCCGAAGCGCCTGAAGATCGGTGACGATGACTTCGACGAGCACTCCGTCGACATCTCCGGCGGTCACAGCGAATCGGTGAAGTTCACCACCAACGCCAAGGCCAACGGCAAGGCCGATGTCGTCGCCCAGCTCTACACGGCGGACGGCGAGAAGTATGGTGACGAGGTCAGATTCACCGTGAACGTCACCGAGATCACGGCCACGGTCATGCTGGTCATCGCCGGTGGCGTCCTGCTCCTCGTCCTCGCAGGATTCCGGATGTACACCCAGCGCAAGCGCGCCGCTGCCCGGCAGGCGGCGGAAGAAGCCTCCATGGACGACGACGACCCGTCGGAAAGCGTCCCGACGGACGAGGACGCGAACGCCGAAGCGGCCTCTGTCGTACACACTGCCGAAGAGCAGTCCCCGGCGAAGTCCGGGTCAGATGAGCCGGAGCACCCGAGTGACCCGGCACCGGACACCGCTCCGGAAAGTGCCGACCCCTCCGGCACGGGTGAGAGAGTGGACCGTTGA
- a CDS encoding GNAT family N-acetyltransferase: protein MGRRLVPLTLDNLQDLPKRCRSCVFWELDPVSGEAALKAGTPALEKEAWISAVLLDWGSCGRVAYVDEVPVGFVLYAPPAYVPRAMAFPTSPVSPDAVQLMTAFIVQGYQGQGLGRVMVQTVAKDLLRRGFKAIEAFGDARWRDPACVLPADHLTAVGFKTVRPHPAYPRLRLELRTTLSWKEDVELALDRLLGAVQKEPALRPL from the coding sequence ATGGGGCGTCGGCTCGTACCGCTCACGCTGGACAACCTTCAGGACCTTCCCAAGCGCTGCCGATCGTGTGTCTTCTGGGAGTTGGACCCAGTCAGCGGCGAGGCCGCGCTGAAAGCAGGTACTCCAGCTCTGGAGAAGGAGGCGTGGATCTCCGCCGTCCTGCTGGACTGGGGGTCCTGCGGCCGGGTTGCCTACGTGGACGAGGTACCGGTGGGCTTCGTGCTGTACGCGCCTCCGGCCTATGTTCCCCGCGCTATGGCGTTCCCCACGAGTCCGGTGTCTCCCGACGCGGTTCAGTTGATGACCGCCTTCATCGTGCAGGGCTACCAAGGCCAGGGGCTCGGCCGTGTGATGGTCCAGACGGTTGCCAAGGATCTGTTGCGGAGGGGCTTCAAGGCGATCGAGGCTTTCGGGGACGCTCGTTGGAGGGATCCGGCGTGTGTTCTCCCCGCCGACCATCTGACGGCCGTGGGCTTCAAGACAGTCCGCCCCCATCCCGCTTATCCCCGGCTGCGGTTGGAGCTGCGGACGACGCTTTCCTGGAAGGAGGACGTCGAGCTGGCGTTGGACCGGCTTCTGGGAGCTGTGCAGAAGGAGCCGGCGTTGCGACCGCTCTAA
- the trxB gene encoding thioredoxin-disulfide reductase, whose protein sequence is MSDVRNVIIIGSGPAGYTAALYTARASLKPLVFEGAVTAGGALMNTTEVENFPGFREGIMGPDLMDNMRAQAERFGAELIPDDIVAVDLSGEIKTVTDTAGTVHRAKAVIVTTGSQHRKLGLPNEDALSGRGVSWCATCDGFFFKDQDIAVIGGGDTAMEEATFLSRFAKSVTIVHRRDTLRASKAMQERAFADPKISFVWDSEVAEIQGDQKLAGLKLRNLKTGETSELPATGLFIAIGHDPRTELFKGQLDLDDEGYLKVVSPSTRTNLTGVFGAGDVVDHTYRQAITAAGTGCSAALDAERYLAALADGDQVAEPEKTAV, encoded by the coding sequence GTGAGCGACGTCCGAAACGTGATCATCATCGGCTCCGGGCCCGCCGGCTACACGGCGGCGCTCTACACCGCGCGCGCGTCGCTGAAGCCGCTGGTGTTCGAGGGCGCCGTCACCGCAGGCGGCGCGCTGATGAACACCACCGAGGTGGAGAACTTCCCCGGCTTCCGGGAGGGCATCATGGGCCCCGATCTCATGGACAACATGCGGGCGCAGGCCGAACGCTTCGGTGCCGAGCTCATCCCGGACGACATCGTCGCCGTCGACCTGAGCGGCGAGATCAAGACCGTCACGGACACCGCAGGCACGGTGCACCGCGCCAAGGCCGTCATCGTCACCACGGGCTCCCAGCATCGCAAGCTCGGGCTGCCCAACGAGGATGCTCTCTCCGGCCGCGGTGTTTCCTGGTGTGCCACCTGTGACGGGTTCTTCTTCAAGGACCAGGACATCGCCGTGATCGGCGGCGGGGACACGGCGATGGAGGAGGCCACCTTCCTCTCGCGGTTCGCCAAGTCCGTGACCATCGTCCACCGCCGGGACACGCTGCGTGCTTCCAAGGCGATGCAGGAGCGCGCGTTCGCCGACCCGAAGATTTCCTTCGTGTGGGACAGTGAGGTCGCCGAGATCCAGGGCGACCAGAAGCTCGCCGGACTGAAGCTGCGCAACCTCAAGACGGGCGAGACCTCCGAGCTGCCGGCGACGGGTCTCTTCATCGCGATCGGCCACGACCCTCGCACGGAACTCTTCAAGGGCCAGCTCGACCTGGACGACGAGGGCTACCTGAAGGTGGTCTCCCCGTCGACCCGGACGAACCTGACCGGTGTCTTCGGCGCCGGTGACGTCGTCGACCACACGTACCGCCAGGCGATCACCGCGGCCGGCACCGGCTGCTCCGCCGCCCTCGACGCCGAGCGCTACCTCGCCGCCCTCGCCGACGGCGACCAGGTCGCCGAGCCCGAGAAGACCGCCGTCTGA
- a CDS encoding anti-sigma factor family protein produces the protein MTSTTDTAEHPEVTELSDLIEGLLPPSRTADVLQHLDECPLCADVYASLEEIGGLLGTLPGPPLMPNDVAGRIDAALAAEALLNATASERDTADESAAANVSRATASEDGVHVSRETCTPVDRPAGHPRASIGPGRTIQKRRNRRVTVIGTAFAIAALGLGTVLVQSIGESNGPTSTAPTPTSVTFSGVKLEERVNDLLDETEKQSSPEKDSFGTAATPDKSRNTVFRADVPICIAKGIGDTTGAIASERGTFRGADAYLVLLPDRSDDSRVTAYVVDASCLDKASEPAGDIFVKQSYARP, from the coding sequence GTGACATCCACGACCGACACGGCCGAGCACCCGGAGGTCACGGAGCTCTCCGACCTCATCGAGGGTCTGCTCCCGCCTTCCCGTACCGCGGACGTGCTACAGCACCTGGACGAGTGCCCGCTCTGCGCTGACGTGTACGCCTCCTTGGAAGAGATCGGCGGTTTGTTGGGCACCCTGCCGGGCCCTCCCCTTATGCCCAATGACGTGGCGGGGCGGATCGATGCCGCCCTGGCTGCCGAGGCTCTGCTGAACGCCACAGCATCCGAACGCGATACCGCCGATGAGTCTGCCGCTGCCAACGTCTCCCGCGCGACGGCAAGCGAGGACGGCGTGCATGTTTCACGTGAAACATGCACGCCGGTGGATCGCCCTGCCGGTCATCCACGCGCGTCCATCGGCCCAGGCCGCACGATCCAGAAGCGCCGAAACCGACGTGTGACGGTCATCGGGACCGCCTTCGCGATCGCAGCCCTGGGCCTCGGTACCGTCCTTGTCCAGTCGATCGGTGAGAGCAACGGTCCCACGAGCACAGCTCCGACACCGACCTCCGTCACCTTCTCCGGCGTCAAGCTGGAGGAACGGGTCAATGACCTCCTGGACGAGACCGAGAAGCAGAGCTCCCCCGAGAAGGATTCCTTCGGGACTGCCGCGACCCCGGACAAGAGTAGGAACACAGTCTTCAGGGCCGACGTGCCCATCTGTATCGCGAAAGGCATTGGCGACACCACGGGCGCTATCGCGTCCGAACGGGGCACCTTTCGAGGAGCGGACGCCTATCTCGTGCTGCTGCCCGACCGTTCCGACGACTCACGCGTCACCGCTTATGTCGTCGACGCCTCCTGCTTGGACAAGGCTTCGGAGCCGGCCGGCGACATTTTCGTGAAGCAGTCCTACGCCCGCCCCTGA
- the murJ gene encoding murein biosynthesis integral membrane protein MurJ translates to MNAPYDGDRGQGAADSGYPDGRQPGPGQVPPQPPADMYLQDAYGQDPYRARDLAAQDPVAEALYDRAAHPPPAPGTYQPQQPPLYSQPSAPQYAPDPRVWAQTPAPEPEGPTRHLPYGDDARTTQFVGVDDLVTQAGEERHEPDAFAHLFRDQQQGGAPMGQPSVPGPAPAPSPGPGRPEYQEPAPAPTPAPPAKKGGRASGLLKSSAVMAAGTMVSRLTGFIRSAMIVSALGLALLGESFQVAYQLPTMIYILTVGGGLNSVFVPQLVRAMKDDDDGGEAYANRLLTLVMVILGLLTALAMFAAPLLVRALSTPLATNAEANDVAVTFTRYFLPSIFFMGIHVVMGQILNARGRFGAMMWTPVLNNIVIIVTLGAFLWVYGSAADSGMTVENIPPEGEQLLGIGILLGLVVQALAMIPYLRETGFRMRLRFDWKGHGLGKAAMLAKWTILFVLANQAGALVVTQLATAAVTETRIAGTGFSAYANAQLIWGLPQAIITVSLMAALLPRISRSAAEDDTGAVRDDISQGLRTTAVAIVPIAFGFLALGIPMCTLIFGPSGTGAATNMGFMLMAFGLGLIPYSVQYVVLRAFYAYEDTRTPFYNTVIVAAVNASASAVCFFVIPARWAVVGMAASYGLAYMIGVGIAWRRLKKRLGGDLDGSRVMRTYARLSIASLPAALLSGAACYGISRALGQGVGGSMLALVGGGIVLLGVFYVAARRMRIEELNSMVGMVRGRLGR, encoded by the coding sequence ATGAACGCGCCGTACGACGGTGACCGCGGCCAGGGCGCGGCCGACTCGGGGTATCCCGACGGCCGCCAGCCCGGGCCGGGCCAGGTACCGCCGCAGCCCCCCGCGGACATGTACCTCCAGGATGCCTACGGCCAGGACCCCTACCGCGCGCGCGATCTGGCCGCCCAGGACCCGGTGGCCGAGGCGCTCTACGACCGTGCCGCGCACCCGCCGCCCGCTCCGGGCACCTACCAGCCGCAGCAGCCGCCGCTCTACTCCCAGCCGTCGGCGCCTCAGTACGCGCCCGACCCCCGTGTGTGGGCCCAGACGCCCGCGCCCGAGCCCGAAGGGCCGACCCGCCATCTGCCGTACGGCGACGACGCGCGTACGACCCAGTTCGTGGGCGTGGACGACCTGGTGACCCAGGCCGGCGAGGAGCGCCACGAGCCGGACGCGTTCGCCCATCTCTTCCGCGACCAGCAGCAGGGCGGCGCCCCCATGGGGCAGCCCTCGGTTCCCGGACCGGCCCCCGCCCCGTCGCCCGGTCCGGGCCGCCCTGAGTACCAGGAGCCCGCCCCCGCTCCGACACCCGCGCCTCCGGCGAAGAAGGGCGGGCGGGCCTCCGGCCTGCTGAAGTCGAGCGCCGTGATGGCGGCGGGCACCATGGTGTCGCGCCTCACGGGGTTCATCCGCTCGGCGATGATCGTCTCGGCGCTGGGCCTCGCACTTCTCGGTGAGTCCTTCCAGGTCGCCTACCAACTACCGACGATGATCTACATCCTGACCGTCGGCGGTGGTCTCAACTCCGTCTTCGTGCCGCAGCTCGTCCGTGCCATGAAGGACGACGACGACGGCGGAGAGGCGTACGCCAACAGGCTGCTGACCCTGGTCATGGTGATCCTGGGCCTCCTCACCGCGCTCGCGATGTTCGCCGCACCCCTGCTCGTCCGCGCGCTGTCGACGCCCCTCGCCACCAACGCCGAGGCCAACGACGTCGCCGTCACCTTCACCCGTTACTTCCTGCCCTCGATCTTCTTCATGGGCATCCACGTGGTGATGGGGCAGATCCTCAACGCCCGCGGCCGCTTCGGCGCGATGATGTGGACGCCGGTCCTCAACAACATCGTCATCATCGTCACCCTCGGCGCCTTCCTGTGGGTCTACGGCAGCGCGGCAGACTCCGGCATGACGGTCGAGAACATCCCGCCGGAGGGCGAGCAGCTGCTCGGCATCGGCATCCTCCTGGGCCTCGTGGTCCAGGCCCTCGCGATGATCCCGTACCTGCGGGAGACCGGGTTCCGGATGCGGCTGCGCTTCGACTGGAAGGGCCACGGCCTCGGCAAAGCCGCGATGCTCGCCAAGTGGACGATCCTTTTCGTGCTCGCCAACCAGGCGGGCGCCCTCGTCGTCACACAGCTGGCGACCGCGGCGGTCACGGAGACCAGGATCGCCGGAACCGGTTTCAGCGCCTACGCCAACGCCCAGCTCATCTGGGGCCTGCCGCAGGCCATCATCACCGTCTCGCTCATGGCCGCCCTCCTGCCGCGTATCTCCCGCTCGGCCGCCGAGGACGACACGGGCGCCGTCCGTGACGACATCTCACAGGGCCTGCGCACCACGGCCGTTGCCATCGTGCCGATCGCCTTCGGCTTCCTCGCCCTCGGCATCCCGATGTGTACGCTGATCTTCGGCCCCTCCGGCACCGGCGCCGCCACCAACATGGGCTTCATGCTGATGGCCTTCGGGCTCGGTCTGATCCCGTACTCCGTGCAGTACGTCGTCCTGCGCGCCTTCTACGCGTACGAGGACACCCGGACCCCGTTCTACAACACGGTCATCGTGGCCGCCGTCAACGCGAGCGCCTCCGCGGTCTGCTTCTTCGTGATCCCGGCCCGCTGGGCCGTGGTCGGCATGGCGGCCTCGTACGGCCTGGCCTACATGATCGGTGTCGGCATCGCCTGGCGCCGACTCAAGAAGCGGCTGGGAGGCGACCTGGACGGTTCCAGGGTCATGCGGACGTACGCGCGGCTGTCCATCGCCTCGCTGCCCGCGGCGCTGCTCAGCGGCGCCGCCTGCTACGGCATCAGCCGGGCCCTGGGACAGGGCGTCGGCGGCTCGATGCTCGCACTCGTCGGGGGAGGAATCGTGCTGCTCGGTGTCTTCTACGTAGCCGCGCGACGCATGCGCATCGAAGAGCTCAACTCGATGGTCGGCATGGTTCGCGGACGGCTGGGGCGCTGA